GCGGCGTGATGACCATGGTGGGCGAACCGCAAAACCTGATCATCGCCAAAGCCGCAGGCTGGCATTTTGGCGACTTCTTCCTGCGCATGTCGCCCGTCACCGTACCGGTACTGTTTTGCGGTTTATTAACCTGCGCACTGGTAGAGAAAATGCGCTGGTTTGGCTACGGCGAAACCTTGCCAGAAAAAGTGCGCGGCATCCTGCAAGAGTTTGACGATCAAAGTCGCAAGCAGCGCACTCGTCAGGATAAGCTCAACCTGATTGTACAAACCATTATCGGTATCTGGCTGGTTATCGCGCTGGCATTGCATCTGGCGGAAGTGGGATTAATCGGTCTGTCGGTCATTATTCTGGCGACCTCGTTGACCGGCGTCACCGATGAACATGCCATTGGTAAAGCGTTCACCGAGTCGCTGCCGTTCACCGCACTGCTGACCGTGTTCTTTGCGGTTGTCGCCGTGATTATCGATCAGCACCTGTTTGCTCCGATCATTGAGTTTGTTTTACAGGCGCCTGAACATACGCAGTTGCGGTTGTTCTATCTTTTCAACGGTCTGCTCTCTTCCATTTCTGATAACGTCTTTGTGGGAACGATTTATATCAACGAAGCCAAAGCGGCAATGGAAAGTGGTATTGTTAGCTTAAATCAGTATGAGTTGCTGGCCGTCGCCATCAATACCGGCACCAATCTGCCTTCCGTTGCGACACCGAATGGCCAGGCGGCATTTTTGTTCCTGCTGACCTCGGCACTGGCGCCGCTCATTCGTCTTTCCTATGGCCGGATGGTCTGGATGGCGCTGCCGTATACGATAGTACTGACCCTGGTCGGTTTATTCTGCATTGAATATACGTTAACGCCAGTAACAGAATGGATGACGCAATTAGGCTGGCTGGCTACACTTTCATAACAATAAACCGAGCAAATCACTGCTCGGTTTCGCTTTTTGCATGATAATTATCCAATTACACTTTATTTCATTTCCCGCTAGTGGCGTGAAAATTGAATTGGTTTACACTGCCGACTCTACGCATGTTGCAGGGAAATTATTATGTTACGATTTTTGAACCAGTGCTCACGGGGTCGGGGCGCATGGTTACTAATGGCATTAACCGCACTGGCGCTTGAAATGGTGGCGCTGTGGTTCCAGCATGTCATGCTGCTTAAACCTTGCGTCCTGTGCATTTATGAACGTTGCGCGCTGTTCGGCATTATGGGCGCAGGTCTGGTTGGCGCTATTGCGCCAAAATCACCGTTACGCTATGTGGCACTGGTGATCTGGATTTACAGCGCATGGCGCGGCCTGCAGCTGGCGTATGAACATACCATGATCCAACTTCACCCTTCGCCATTCATGACCTGTGATTTTATGGCACGTTTCCCGAGCTGGCTGCCTCTGGACAAATGGCTGCCGCAGGTGTTCGTCGCCTCGGGTGATTGCGCACAGCGTCAGTGGGAGTTTTTAACGCTGGAAATGCCGCAGTGGCTGTTGGGGATTTTTGCCGCGTATCTCGTCGTGGCCGTTCTGGTGGTCATTGCCCAGCCGTTTAAGCCTAAAAAGCGCGATCTGTTCGGTCGATAACCTAAGACGCTCTTTCGGGAGCGCTGACTGCGATAACAACGTACATCATCTCAGAATCAGCGTTTAACGCTTAGACGAACTGGGCAGGATAAGACTCAACCCGACTGCGGTCGGGTTTTCTTACACATCACTGAGTCTTGATATACTTAGTACTTGATATCGCGAGCCTGATCGCGCCCTTCCTGTTTGTTCTGGCGATGATCCTGGCGGCAATCGGCATTACCGACAACGCCATTACGGCATTCCTGCTTAACTTCACGAGATTCCTGACGAGTATCCTGACGAACCTCTCTGGCATCACGGCGCTCTCCGGCCTGCTGGGTTTCAGCCTGCGCGGGAACGGGAACAATGG
This Citrobacter enshiensis DNA region includes the following protein-coding sequences:
- the nhaB gene encoding Na(+)/H(+) antiporter NhaB; its protein translation is MEISWGRALWRNFLGQSPDWYKLALIIFLIVNPLIFIINPFVAGWLLVAEFIFTLAMALKCYPLLPGGLLAIEAVVIGMTSASHVREEIAANLEVLLLLMFMVAGIYFMKQLLLFIFTRLLLNIRSKTILSLAFCLAAAFLSAFLDALTVVAVVISVAVGFYGIYHRVASARGEDNDLLDDSHIDQHYKTVLEQFRGFLRSLMMHAGVGTALGGVMTMVGEPQNLIIAKAAGWHFGDFFLRMSPVTVPVLFCGLLTCALVEKMRWFGYGETLPEKVRGILQEFDDQSRKQRTRQDKLNLIVQTIIGIWLVIALALHLAEVGLIGLSVIILATSLTGVTDEHAIGKAFTESLPFTALLTVFFAVVAVIIDQHLFAPIIEFVLQAPEHTQLRLFYLFNGLLSSISDNVFVGTIYINEAKAAMESGIVSLNQYELLAVAINTGTNLPSVATPNGQAAFLFLLTSALAPLIRLSYGRMVWMALPYTIVLTLVGLFCIEYTLTPVTEWMTQLGWLATLS
- the dsbB gene encoding disulfide bond formation protein DsbB, which gives rise to MLRFLNQCSRGRGAWLLMALTALALEMVALWFQHVMLLKPCVLCIYERCALFGIMGAGLVGAIAPKSPLRYVALVIWIYSAWRGLQLAYEHTMIQLHPSPFMTCDFMARFPSWLPLDKWLPQVFVASGDCAQRQWEFLTLEMPQWLLGIFAAYLVVAVLVVIAQPFKPKKRDLFGR